In Bacteroidales bacterium, the DNA window AAAGGTTGAACAACAAACCCATTACGGCACCTCCGGCAAATACGGAGATCATAATGCGAAAACTGGCTATACCCGCTAATAAGAGGATCGCAGCTCCAATCAAAATGGCTAAAGTAGATGTTTCACCCACAGAACCGGGAATATAACCGATAAACATGTCAGAGATCGAAGGCATTTTATCTACCAAGGAACCGACAGTCATATTTTTTGCTTCCTCGCCGGTAGCCAGTGCTGCTTCAGCCAAAGGAGTCGCTCCACTGAAAGAGTCCGCCAGTTTTGCCCCCGCATCCTTGATTCCTGACACCCAGACCTTATCGCCCGACATTTCGGAAGGATAGGCGAAAAATAGGAAAGCACGCGCTACTAACGCAGGATTCCAGATATTCATCCCTGTTCCTCCGAATATTTCTTTGGCAAAAATTACGGAAAATGCTGTGGCTAATGCTACCATCCATAATGGGATA includes these proteins:
- a CDS encoding RnfABCDGE type electron transport complex subunit D; translated protein: MNPLRKFLDKIKPNFEKGGKFEKLHSTFDAFETFLFVPNTTTKKGTHIRDAVDLKRTMSMVIIALVPVILFGMWNVGYQNSEAFGISRTLMQNFWFGFLKVFPIIVVSYVVGLGIEFGVAQARGHEVNEGFLVSGILIPLVMPVGIPLWMVALATAFSVIFAKEIFGGTGMNIWNPALVARAFLFFAYPSEMSGDKVWVSGIKDAGAKLADSFSGATPLAEAALATGEEAKNMTVGSLVDKMPSISDMFIGYIPGSVGETSTLAILIGAAILLLAGIASFRIMISVFAGGAVMGLLFNL